CCAtggctgccaccaccaccaccatccgtCAGTTCTCAACCTCCGGCTCCCTCAAGGGCCTGTGTATGCCCAGCGGGGGTTTCTCTCGGGTGTCCTCAGTCCATGTCGGGGGTGCCTGCAGGGCGCCCAGCTTCCTGGGAACTGGCAGCCTTGGCAACACGTCGGTCACCTCGTCCCGCTTCTCGGCAGGCTTGGGAGGCGGCTACAGTGGGGGCTACACCTGCAACCTGGGCGGGGGCTTCGGCTCCAGCTTTGGCGTGGGGGATGCCCTGCTGGGGGGCGGCGAGAAGGAGACCATGCAGAACCTCAACGACCGCCTGGCCTCCTACCTGGAGAAGGTGCGCGCCCTGGAGGAGGCGAACGCCGACCTGGAGGTGAAGATCCGAGACTGGTACAAGAAGCAGGGGCCCAGCCCCGCCCGCGACTACAGCCACTACTTCAAGATCATCGAGGAGCTGCGAAGCAAGGTGGGAgcttcctgccctctgccctctgtcctTAGTACCTGCTTCTGACTCACCCTGTCCCAACTTTGGACCTTTGCGAACATTTCTCCCCCGTCCCAGGTCTCcatcctttattcattcattcatccattcactctcTCACTTGCTCTGGAACGCAGCCCCGGGCCAGTCACTGGTCCCAGGCCTGGAGGACATCCAACGCAAGGAGGTCACTCGGAGTTAGTTCTCCCTTTCTGGGGGAgtgtgggtggggtgggtgaTGGAGGAGTGGGCAGGCAAGGCTGCAGGTGGCCTGGAAGGTCTGGAACAGCTGGGCAAAGGCAAAGAAGTGGGAAAGAGTTTGGTGTGGCTGctgggaggtgaggctggagatcTCCTTCTCACTATTCCATTCACTGCTGGGTCTGCCCCCCTTCCTGCCTCACCTCTTCCAGGCAGTCCTCCTGGATGGATGGCACTGGGCTTTATCCCCAGATCTTGGGGTCCCTTCAACACTTTGAAGTTCTGCCTCCACCCTGTTCACTGTGCTGGTTTCATAGTCTGGCATTTTCTCGTGGCTgctttcgttgtgggtcctccatCTCGCTCCACGATGGTCACTCTGtggcttcttgagggcaggggctgtgtctcccCTTGCAGACTGGGGGGATCCCTGAGGGAAGGAGCTGTGTCTTCCCATTCAGACTGGAAGCTCCCAAGGGAAGGAATTTCTCTAACTTAGTTTGCTGGAGAAGACAggttacacacatgcacacgacCTCTAAGAACACAGCCTTGGCGTTCTGTAAATGTGGCACCTGGGTCTTCTGCACAAACCCTGCCCCTGGTGGGGGGGGTCCTACAGTGCTGCAGCCCCCAGAGGCAGGTGAGAGGTCAAGGACCTCTGGTAGCCGGGCTTGGGAGAAGGTTGTGGAGGCCCCAGACAGCAAGGCCTGCTATTTCCTGGTGCAGAACCAGGCCTGGTGCTGCCCTGCGAGGGGCCTTGCCTGCTCCTGCCCGGGGCCTCCACCAGGCAGGGAATTCCTGCAGGTTCCCCCCGGAAGCGGAGCCACAGGGAGCGCCAGATCAGATATGGGGCTGGGTCTGCGCAGGGGGGAACCCAGGGGAGCCCCGGTGAGTCACCGTTCCAGCTTCGGGGTCAGCCAGCTCCTCACTGCCAAGCCCCGTGCACTTGCACCAGGCCTCTGCGCCTCTGAgtcaccaccccctcctcccgGGAGTTTGCACAACTGCCCCTCGCTGGGCCCAGTGAGCCTCCTGAgcagggaggtgggtgggggcggGTTTGCAGGCCATAGATGGGCCCACTGAGGCCCAAGGACAATAACAAACTGGCCCTCGGATTCAGTCTGGAAACAGGGCCTGACCCGGGGTCCCTTCGCAGGACTTAGGGCCTCGAGCGGGCTCTGAGGCCCTGGAGGAGCCACTGGAGCTGCGTGTGCCTCCTGGGGCTGCCCGTCTTCTGCCTTCTACATTTCAGTCCTGGGCCCTCAAGAATTCCAGATTCTCCCCGGCTCATCTGCCCCTCCACCGAGGCCTCCCCTCTGTTCCCTccgggcagtggggaggggcctCGCTCTCCTCCGCCCCCAGCGGCCCTAGATTGGAGCATCTCTTGGGCATTTCtcacaataataacaacagcagcaataataataaccaatATTCTGCTCCCTCCAGAGCCTGTCTCCTGTGTTCCCATTTAACCTCCTGGATGACCCTGtgggaaaagaaaactttgtcctGGGTTTGAGGTGGGGCCAGTCACAacctcattaattaattaattaagctcttaattaaatgaatatttcctTGGGGTtgactctgggccaggcactgtgcccagGGCAGGGGATTCCGAGGAGAATGAGACAGACGTGTCCTTGTCCCCCTGCAGCCCAGGGTGCAGTGGAGGATGAAATAGCCAAAAGGGTAATAGAAATATTGCACTGGGGGAAGTGCTGTGAAAGAGAGACCAGCAGGGAGGAGGTATGGCAGGGCATCGAGGAGGGCTTCCCGGAGGGGGTGGTAACTGAGCCTAGAGGTGAATTTAGTTGGGGAAGAGGGAGTGAGGTCCAGGCAGCTGAGGCAGTGACCCCATGGTGGGAGAGGGGTGCATATCGGTCCCTCTCCTGGCATCATGGTTTCCTGTGCCTGGGTAGCATGCCCTCACCACTCTGAGAGCCCCCCAGGGAAACCCCCCAGCCGGGTGCCCAGAGGAGGAGACCCCAGGAACCCGCATCTCCCTCACTCGGGCCCGTTCTCCAAAGGGCTGCGAGAGGGGTGTTGCAGGGCCTTCCCGGGGCTGCCGAGGGTGTTGCTCACTGAGCCCACCATGTCCCCCAGATCCTGGCAGCCACCATGGACAATGCCAGCTTCGTGCTGCAGATTGACAATGCCCGCCTGGCAGCCGACGACTTCCGCACCAAGTGAGTCGGCTTCGGGGCTGCCCTGGGGGGCTGGCAGTGGGGCTGGCTCTGCACACCACAGAGCCCTCTGTGTGCACGAGGGGGTGTCCTCGTGGCACTCCACGGCTTgcgcctccctcctgcccaggtACGAGACGGAGCTGACCCTGCGCATGAACGTGGAGGCCGACATCAACGGCCTGCGCAGGGTGCTGGACGAGCTGACCCTGGCCAGAGCCGACCTGGAGATGCAGATCGAGAACCTCAAGGAGGAGCTGGCCTACATGAGGAAGAACCACGAGGAGGTGGGGCCAGCTCGGGAAAGCAGGAGAAACTCGCCCGGGAACAGGCGAGGCTGGGGCCCCCGAGACTTCctgggcagggccatgctctcaaTCCAGTTTCTGTCTCTGGTGGGCTCTTGGTCTGACCCTGGGAGACCCCCAGAGGGTCCTGGGTGAGGCCTGGAGGGCCCTCTTCCCCACAAAGATACATTTTTTGGTCCCTGGAGGCACAGTCCATTGCGTGGTGACAGTTAACTATCTAATGAGCGAATCAGTCTAAGAACACGCATGCTAATTATTATAATGAATGATAATAGCGATAGTCATAACAACAAGGAGCATCTGCCCAGCACATTGCAAGTGATTCACAGCAATTATCTTAGCTGATACCAGCAGCAGCACTGGGAGAAGGGAGCTCTTTCCTACGTCTACCAGAGAAGAAACTGgcgatcagagaggttaagggattTATTCAAGGCTGCACAGCGGTCTTCCCTCCCATCTGTCTGACCCGTAAACACACCCAGGTCTGACTCCACCAGGTCTGCCACCTCTTGTGCCCGATTCCCAGGGACCTCAAGGCTCAACCCAATGACAGGGATCCAAGACCTTGTAGGGGGACCAATGAGCCTTGTGGCTTCCTTCTCAGTCGACCTCTGGGCTGGCCTGAGCTGGGGGAGCCTAGTCCTAAGTAGCAGGTGCCCAGAAAGTGTCTCCACCTGGCTTTGAGGCTGGTTATGTGAATTGCATCCCCCCCAGCAATTTATCATTTCTTGATGAGATCTGGCTCAGCCGATACTGACATAGGGCTGCTCCCCTGCTGGTGCTGTGTGGTTGGCGGTGGGGGACAAGGTGGGCAGTCAGGACAGTGAGTGAGGTTGTCCTGGCTCGTCCTCCACCGTGATGGGCATTTGCCATCTCTCCTGCCACAGCACACCTTGGGGGTGGACCCTGAGTGTGTTTTGGGGAGATGGTTGATATCCACAGGCCTGCACGTTTGGGACATGATGACACCTGCCTCACCTTCAGGGTGAGGAGCTGTTGGTCTGtctgtatctgtctgtctgtcatctGCACCCATCTCTCCGAGGTAGAGAAGGCAGGCCCCAGGGTCTCTCCCCAGGATAGCTCTGGGTGAGCTCCcgctctcctctcttcccaggaAATGAACGCCCTTCGAGGCCAGGTGGGTGGGGACGTCAGCGTGGAGATGGACGCGGCTCCTGGCGTGGACCTGAGCCGCATCCTGAACGAGATGCGCGACCAGTACGAGAAGATGGCGGAGAAGAACCGCAAAGACGCGGAGGACTGGTTCTTCAGCAAGGTGGGGCCGCGCGTGAGCAGGTGTGCGCATGTGTGCTGTGTGCTGAATGAAGACTTGTGGACTCACAGGCTGTCCCAGCTGGAAGGACCTTTGGAAGCCAGGTGGACCAATCCCTCGTGTTTCTGGCAGATTGTGGGGCTCAGAGGCCTTAAGTCACACACCCTCACTGGGGCCTGGAGAACAGAGTCAGGTCTCCTGGCCCCTTGCTggctgtgtgtggctgtgtgtgttgGATGCATAACTCCGGCCCTGAGTAAACTCCCCATGAGCATCTACAGTCCTGGATGGTCATAGGCACAGGACGGGTAAAGCCTGGCGCCTGGTTCTGAGCTGCGCCTGCAGTTCGGCAGTAGTAAGAGGTGCAGATGACGGTGAAGCAAGGTGATTCTGCTCAGGTCCAGTGGGGCACGCTGTGTGTGGGGCCCCACAGAGGCCAGGGAGGACCTGGGACAGCAGTTGTGGGGGGGTGAGGGCTCATGGGCGGCTCCTGTCCTCTGcacgcctcccccagcccccttggCTCGCCCTGCCTTGCAGACGGAGGAGCTGAACCGGGAGGTGGCCACCAGCACCGAGGCCCTGCAGAGCAGCAGGACGGAGATCACGGAGCTCCGCCGCTCCGTGCAGAACCTGGAGATCGAGCTGCAATCCCAGCTCAGCATGGTAGGGCCtccgtcccctccctgccctgagTCTGTCACCCCAGGATGGGCCCAGCCTCTTGGACCCCCAGTGGGAGAACCAGAGAGTCCCCACCCAGCGTGTCATTCACACTTGGCAGCTCGGGGCCCCCTCTGCCCCAGTCACGACCCTGCCACGCTGCAGAACCCACGACCCCACAGGTGGGCCCCTCTATGGGTGCTCCACTGTGGGGAAGGAAGGGTCCGAGCTCAGTCTCAGCCAGCTGCCTATGCCTTGGCCCACAGAAATCATCGCTGGAGGGCAGCCTGGCAGAGACTGAGGCCCGCTATGGGACCCAGCTGGCCCAGCTGCAGGGGCTCATCAGCAGCATTGAGCAGCAGCTGTGCGAGCTGCGCTGTGACATGGAACGCCAGAACCATGAGTACAAGGTGCTGCTGGACGTGAAGACACGGCTGGAGCAGGAGATTACCACCTACCGCCGGCTGCTGGAGGGAGAGGACGCCCAGTGAGTGGGGGCACCTGTTCCAGTGGGCTGGGGGCCGCTTCACCCAGGGAGAGATGTTTGAGCTGAAGGGACAGCACCCACCAAGGCCAGGAGGAGGTGTGGGGTTTCGCAGGAGGTGAAACTGAGAACCCTGGCGGGGTCTGACTGTGAGGAGCACTGAAGGCCAAATGAAAGCATCTGGACTGGAGCTtgtaggcaatggggagccatggagggttATGATCCTCAGGATGGCTTAGAGGGAGAAATGGATCAGAGGGCCAGGGCGGGGTCAGGGAGACTTGTGAGGAGGCTGTGGCAGCGTCAGGCCAGAGAAGTCCTGCtgtggctgggggcagagggcgAGGAAAGGGAGGTGAGGCAGCAGAAGCTGTGTTATAGCTAAAAACAGCAGGGCTGGAAGCTTGAGCGTGGGGGCGAGCGTGGCTCGTGGGCAGGACTCCGTAAGTGTTGATGAGCACATGCAGTGGGTGATGCTGACCCTGGGTTTCTGGTTCCAATGACTGTGTGGTTGGTGATGCTATCACCCAGGAGGGATAAGGAACAGAGTGGGTGGTAATCTGGTTTGGAGCTGGGAAGCTTGATGGGCCCCTAGTGTAAGGGGGCTGAGAATGTCCTGGAGTCTCCATGCTTAGTCACGCATTCCAGCTTCTGTTCCCTGATGATGGTGAAGTCCATCCAGAGTCTAAACACAGTATCTCCTGCTTTAATTGAGTTTATTTGTTGGGACCTTCAGGATATGGAAAACCACTTGCTCAGCTTCTCCTTGTAAATCCCTGGTTAACCGCAGTGCCTCCCGGCCTTCCGGTCTTCTGTTGGGATGCTCTCTCCTTACTCCTATGCGCTGGGCCTGTGCCCTTTGACCCTGTGGTTGCCCTGCTTTTCCCTGCACTCCCAGCTGTGCTTTCTCTCTGATTGCTGGGacctctctcccctcacccctggcctcccagctgctcctcctcccagcAGTGCTCCCAGGGGCTGGGTTCCCTGCCGGCATCCCTGGGCTGACAGgtccccctctccctgcagcctggccACCCATTACTCCTCGTCCCTGGCCTCACAGCCCACCCGGGAAGGTAAGAGCCTGcccagagggagtggggagaggctgaGGACCCTTAAGTGTGGGAGACTGCGGGAGGGGCTCTGGCCTGAGGTTCCCTGTGCCCCCTCCTCCACGGCCCGCAGCCTCGGTCACCAGCCGCCAGGTGCGCACCATCGTGGAGGAAGTCCAGGATGGCAAGGTGGTCTCCACCCGCGAGCAGGTCCACCGCTCCACCCACTGAAGCCCCTTTTCACCTGCAACACCCCAGCCTTGAAGGTCAAGGGGCAGCCATCGCCTCCAGCTCCCAGTGTGCTACTGCTGTGCCCCAACTACCGGTCTGGGCCCCCACCCAAGAGCTGTTGCCTTTCTGTACCTGCTTCCTGCAGCCCCTCACCCAGGGGGCCTCCTGGGTTTGCCCCAGTGACTGCTATTAAAGCTTTGCCAGAAGGTCAATGCCTCGTGTGCTCTGGTCTGGTCCTTGGCTTGGGACAATATGGCAGAGGGATTGGAGGGAGGGGGGTCTGTGGAGTGTTTGGGTGGCGCTTGTCACCTGCCACCCTGTTCTGCCCACTCCCCTCCAGGCCTGGGGCTCCTGGGAGGcccagagggaaggaggcagaaggatTGAGGGTGAAGGGTTAGAACAGGCCATCAGGCTGGGAAAGTTTCTAAGAATCAGTCCCCAGGGTTCCCATGGCCTGTGACTGGTCCCTGGGAGGGCCCCATAGATTTTCTGGGGAACCACGCCAGTTATAGAGCACTCCCTGCCTCGTCCCGGGGCAGATCCAGATTCAAGAtcagagggagaggggctgggcagggggcttTCTCAAGGAGTGGTCCAGGGCAAGGAGAGCGGGTGGCAGCGGCACAGCCAGCCCAGGAAACCAGACTGGCTCTGCCTGGCTCCGAGGTGTGTGTGGGGCGGGGTGGCTGCTGTGCCTGTGAGCGTGGGGGGCGTCCTGTTTGCTTTGATGGCTTGGCAGCGGGCTGGGCTATTGGAGAATCTCTCTCAGCTGCTGGCCGGGGCTGTCTGGGCCTGTCTGGGAAGTGGAAGCCATCAGCAGTCTGAGACACGACTACATTCTGCCCAGTGGGCCTGCCGGGACCCTGggacccagggctgggctgggggtggtgggcagACACACGACCTGTCCTGCGGGGCACATCAGggatctggggggggggggtgcgctTTGTGGGAGGTTACTGGGGAGGGGGACTGCTGGTGGGGTCTCAGGAAGACCCCCTTCTTGGGCAGTTTCCAGCTGGCTGGGACCTGAGCTGTATGCCCCTCGCCTCGCCCTGAGGCCTCTTGGGGTATAGGAGGGGTAGGAAGGGTGGAAAGGGGGTGCCCCTCACAGCTCTTTCAGCCCCCTTTACCACCAAGCTTCCCTCCCAGCCTGCCGTTTCCCCACCTACAGCTAAGCTCCTCTTTGCCCACCCTAGCCGAGGACGCCCACCTGTAAGAGGGGTTGGGGAAAGGTTAGAAGAGGAGACTGAGTCACCGGTGGTcccagggatgggggcagggtCAGAAAGCTGGCCAGATGGGTTCACAGTCCCTGGAGTGCTTGCCTGGGTCAGGGCTCTGCAGAAGGGGATGGTGCGCCCAGGGCCCGGGGGGagggctgtgggggctgtggcACGGGGGTACAAAGGGTGTAGCCAGCCAGCTCAGTTCTGGAGTTAGGTGGGGCCGTGGGACACCACCCTGTCTGAGCCCCAATTTCCTTTACTTGTGAAATGGGGTGGTAATCTGAGACTTGACAGAGTCACGGTGTTATGTGGTGAGCCAGGTGGGTTTAGGGCCAGTTTCCAAGGCAGGATGGGGCTTGGTCCTCACtgcctccccagcacccagcccagggccagcacCGTGTGGGGTGTGCTGTGTGATGAAGGAGAGCAACCTCAGCCTGGAGGCTGCCTGGTCCCCAACCTGCTTCCCCATCAGACACCAGGtccaggagggctgggctggggtggcagCTGCCTGGGAGGGCCCAGTGACGGTGACGtcctgccttcttctcttctccgTATTAGGTCATGGGAAAGCGTAGCTGGAGGGCCTGCCTGAATCACAGGTGACGGGCCTGAGACCAGAGacacgcacatgcacatgcagACGCCCAGCACGGGGCTTCGGAGAAATGAGGCAAAGCCCTaatggtgggaggggagggggcccacAGCCACCTGGGAGCTGGCTGGCAGCCAGCGGTGATGAAAGCCCAGGGGAATGGAAACAGAGGAGCGAGCCTGCCGTAATCGCTACGCCCACTGGTTGGCCTATAAAGGAGGCAGGCGAGCCCCAGCAGCAACCTGTGCCTTGGGCCTCTCTCCTCTCGAACCCTCTTGCTCTGCTCCGTGCCTGACTGACGCCTGCTGTTGCCAGCATGACCACCACCATCCGCCAGTtcacctcctccagctccatcaAGGGCTCCTCTGGCCTGGGGGGCGGCTCATCCCGCACCTCCTGCCGGCTGTCTGGCAGCCTGGGTGCCGGCTCCTGCAGGCTGGGGTCTGCTGGTGGCCTGGGCAGTGCCCTTGGGGGCAGCAGCTATTCCAGCTGCTACAGCTTCGGCTCTGGCGGTGGCTATGGCAGCAGCTTTGGTGGTGTTGATGGGCTGCTGGCGGGGAGTGAGAAGGCTACCATGCAGAACCTCAACGACCGCCTGGCCTCCTACCTGGATAAGGTGCGTGCCCTGGAGGAGGCCAACACCGAGCTGGAGGTGAAGATCCGTGACTGGTACCAGAAGCAGGCCCCGGGGCCCGCCCCCAACTACAGCCCCTACTTCCAGACCATCGAGGACCTGAAGAACAAGGTAGGGCCTGCTGGTGagagggggcctgggaggggcaggacttctccttcctcacctcctgcCCTTGACCAAGGCCTAGAGTCCAGCCTGGGGGCAGCAATAGGGTCTTGGGGAGCCAAGGACTGCTTGGCGCCAGCTTGGCCTCTGGGAGTCCACCTTGGCAGCACTATGTGGCCCACATTTCCCTTTATCGTGGGCAGCAGCCTGGACCAGGGACAAGCAGGCTTTGAGGAGCTCCTttgagctcagtttcctcatcacagAGCTTCTTGCCACCTCATGTGGTTATAGGATGAGTGAATGCACGTGGAAGGCTGGGCCCATGGGGTGGCCAGATATGTGGGCACCTCTCTCCTTGGAGTAAGAGGGGGATTCTGGGCGATGGCAGGGTGAAGGGTCTGAGTGAGCTCCTGATGACACCTgctgggaggaggctggagagagggggcGGGCCCTCAGGAGGCCTCTTGTGTGCCTTATTTGGGGATATTTCTGGCTTCTCCatccctcctgctgcctcctcaaGAATGGGCTCAGCaaacctggggggggggggggcagggctgCCTGCTGGGGCCTGGGGTTAGGGTTTAGTGGGGCTCATGGCTTCTGATTTGGAAATGCTCTTTGGTGAGGGCTCCTTAACTTCCTTTTTGGGGAGTCTCTCAGAGGTACCATCTCCCCAACTGTAAAAGGAGGGGGTGCCCACATCTCCTCATCTTTCTGGGGTTCTGCCCTGGGGCCATTCTCCCATTCCGCTCTGGCTCTCCGAATTCCCAGCTGGGCACTCGAATGCCTCCTCTTGTTTAAGGTAGAGCCTGGCCTGGGGGTCTGTGTCGGGGGAGGCaggtcctgggggcaggggaggtaaGTTTCAGGGCATCAGACTCCtgctggcctggcccctgccAACCACTGCAGCACAGTaaaggggagaggctggggggggggggggaggggaaccTTCTTGGAGAAGGCAGCTGCATCCTGGCCCCTGGGCCAGGAAGACTCATCTCAGAACCCTGGTCTGGGCTGAGGTGCCCACACCCAATGACCTGActactctctcttctctccagatCCTCACGGCCACCGTGGACAATGCCAGTATCCACCTGCAGATCGACAATGCCCGTCTGGCTGCTGATGACTTCCGCACCAAGTGAGCCCTACCAGTgggctggggaggagctggggcacCCCTCTCCACCCCAGGACTCCTCGGTTGCTTGTGGCAAGGGCCAGGAGTTAGGGGTGGGCAAGTCCCAGGAGCTAAGAGCCTACCTCTTAGTCCAGGATGCAGCAAATTCTGATGGTCACTGGGCTTAGGCAAGTgatggaagagagggaggcaggaggcagagaggagagaagcaagGATGCTGGGTGGGTGTGGGGCCTTGCCTTTTGTGGGGTCCCAGGGGCCCCAGGGACAGGCTAGAATTTGCTTCCACTCCATCCCCTCATCATTCCTTACAAGCCCTTAGAGCTCTGGTGGAGGCGGGATGAGGGCCAGGTCCTGGCTCTACCAGTCCAAGCATCTAGTCTGAAGTCTCTGGTTCCCTTTGCAGGTTCGAGACGGAGCAGGCCCTGCGCTTGAGCGTGGAGGCCGACATCAACGGCCTGCGCAGGGTGCTGGACGAGCTGACCCTGGCCAGAGCCGACCTGGAGATGCAGATCGAGAACCTCAAGGAGGAGCTGGCCTACATGAAGAAGAACCATGAGGAGGTGGGGCACCCCAGGCAGCAGGTCAAAGAGGCTGTGGAGCGGGTGgcagggctctggggctgggccaAGGCTGAGGCCGTGGGAAGACAGCAGAGCAGGTGCACCAGAGCTGATCACCTTACGGGGCTGCCCTGTCTGCAGAGCCAGAGTCAGGGCAGCCTCCTCCATGTGCCACCTTGCTTCCCTGCATCCAGGGAACCTCCCAGGGGCCTGCAAACGCCTCTTCTGCCCATCTGGCCTCCCTCACAAGGACAGGGGATAAGCGAGGTGGTCTCCTCCTTGTCTCAGTTCAAATCCTCGAATCTGGGCCCTATGTAGAAGTTTGGAAATTAGAGGGGATATTTTGGGGGCACAGACCTAAGAATTAGATTTTATCTTTGGAGAGCCCTT
The sequence above is drawn from the Equus przewalskii isolate Varuska chromosome 10, EquPr2, whole genome shotgun sequence genome and encodes:
- the LOC103565056 gene encoding keratin, type I cytoskeletal 17, translated to MTTTIRQFTSSSSIKGSSGLGGGSSRTSCRLSGSLGAGSCRLGSAGGLGSALGGSSYSSCYSFGSGGGYGSSFGGVDGLLAGSEKATMQNLNDRLASYLDKVRALEEANTELEVKIRDWYQKQAPGPAPNYSPYFQTIEDLKNKILTATVDNASIHLQIDNARLAADDFRTKFETEQALRLSVEADINGLRRVLDELTLARADLEMQIENLKEELAYMKKNHEEEMNALRGQVGGEINVEMDAAPGVDLSRILNEMRDQYEKMAEKNRKDAEDWFFSKTEELNREVATNSELVQSGKSEISELRRTVQALEIELQSQLSMKASLEGSLAETENRYCVQLSQIQGLIGGVEEQLAQLRCEMEQQNQEYKILLDVKTRLEQEIATYRRLLEGEDAHLTQYKPREPVTTRQVRTIVEEVQDGRVISSREQVHQTTH
- the LOC103565057 gene encoding keratin, type I cytoskeletal 42, with amino-acid sequence MAATTTTIRQFSTSGSLKGLCMPSGGFSRVSSVHVGGACRAPSFLGTGSLGNTSVTSSRFSAGLGGGYSGGYTCNLGGGFGSSFGVGDALLGGGEKETMQNLNDRLASYLEKVRALEEANADLEVKIRDWYKKQGPSPARDYSHYFKIIEELRSKILAATMDNASFVLQIDNARLAADDFRTKYETELTLRMNVEADINGLRRVLDELTLARADLEMQIENLKEELAYMRKNHEEEMNALRGQVGGDVSVEMDAAPGVDLSRILNEMRDQYEKMAEKNRKDAEDWFFSKTEELNREVATSTEALQSSRTEITELRRSVQNLEIELQSQLSMKSSLEGSLAETEARYGTQLAQLQGLISSIEQQLCELRCDMERQNHEYKVLLDVKTRLEQEITTYRRLLEGEDAHLATHYSSSLASQPTREASVTSRQVRTIVEEVQDGKVVSTREQVHRSTH